One window of the Novosphingobium sp. KACC 22771 genome contains the following:
- a CDS encoding sugar phosphate isomerase/epimerase family protein, translating into MRRLALDHITVTDSTPIELAEIAHATGCAAICLFMEPMAVLPHMPAYDIYTDRQARLALKARMDALGVGLDVAYPFTLAGRTEIEAFIPALECAAELEAKMVNVLAYDRDPARRADKFAAFCDLAGRFDLPVAVEFYPPSQVPSLAEALALVTPVDRPGQVGVNADLLHLMRSGGSVAELAAAPADLILYGQICDGPAQCLEASLDFEASSQRRLIGDGVMDVAGFLAALPQNCPVSVELPQESAIQGGVARMARAQQAVESARKVLEA; encoded by the coding sequence ATGAGGCGTTTGGCGCTGGACCATATTACGGTTACCGATTCGACACCCATCGAACTGGCCGAGATCGCCCATGCCACAGGTTGCGCCGCGATCTGCCTGTTTATGGAGCCGATGGCAGTGCTGCCGCATATGCCGGCTTACGACATCTATACTGACAGGCAGGCGCGTCTTGCGCTCAAGGCGCGGATGGATGCGCTGGGGGTCGGGCTGGATGTGGCCTATCCCTTCACCCTGGCCGGGCGCACAGAGATCGAGGCGTTCATCCCGGCGCTGGAATGCGCGGCGGAACTGGAGGCGAAAATGGTCAATGTGCTGGCCTATGACCGCGATCCGGCGCGGCGCGCTGACAAATTTGCGGCTTTCTGTGATCTGGCCGGGCGTTTCGATTTGCCGGTGGCGGTGGAGTTCTATCCGCCGTCGCAGGTTCCATCTTTGGCCGAGGCACTGGCGCTGGTTACACCGGTGGACCGTCCGGGGCAGGTGGGGGTCAATGCAGACCTGCTTCATCTGATGCGCTCCGGCGGTTCGGTGGCCGAATTGGCGGCCGCGCCCGCCGATCTCATCCTCTATGGCCAGATCTGTGATGGGCCCGCGCAATGTCTGGAGGCCAGCCTCGATTTCGAGGCTTCCTCGCAGCGGCGCCTGATTGGGGATGGGGTGATGGATGTCGCGGGCTTTCTGGCGGCCTTGCCTCAGAATTGCCCCGTCAGCGTCGAACTCCCGCAGGAATCGGCCATCCAAGGCGGCGTGGCGCGGATGGCGAGGGCCCAGCAGGCGGTCGAGAGTGCGCGCAAAGTGCTGGAAGCCTGA
- a CDS encoding gamma carbonic anhydrase family protein has product MPCYAYQGIVPVVHPTSYVHPLASLIGDVIVGPGCFIAPGASLRGDFGRIVVEGDSSIQDSVTIHVSTMRDTIIGRGATIAHGAIIHGCEIGENALIGMNAVVLDNARVGAECLVAALSLVKSDSDIAPRSLVAGNPAKVIRQFEPHQVTWRNNGQGEYQRLAREALTDFVACEPLASAEADRPRIRARAIPVRLSGNTAREREARTASARGTG; this is encoded by the coding sequence ATGCCCTGCTACGCCTACCAAGGCATTGTGCCGGTGGTGCATCCCACAAGCTATGTTCATCCGCTCGCCAGCCTGATTGGCGATGTCATCGTGGGGCCGGGCTGCTTCATTGCGCCGGGCGCTTCGCTGCGCGGAGATTTCGGGCGGATTGTGGTGGAGGGGGACAGTTCCATACAGGATTCGGTAACGATCCACGTCTCAACCATGCGCGACACCATCATCGGGCGCGGCGCGACGATCGCCCATGGCGCGATTATCCATGGTTGCGAAATCGGCGAGAACGCGCTGATCGGGATGAATGCGGTGGTGCTCGACAATGCCAGAGTCGGGGCTGAATGTCTCGTGGCCGCGCTCTCGCTGGTCAAATCGGACAGCGATATTGCGCCGCGCAGCCTTGTGGCAGGCAATCCGGCCAAGGTGATCCGCCAGTTCGAACCGCATCAGGTCACCTGGCGCAACAATGGTCAGGGCGAATACCAACGCCTGGCCCGTGAGGCGCTGACCGACTTTGTCGCCTGCGAACCTTTGGCTTCGGCCGAAGCGGACCGCCCGCGCATCCGGGCCCGCGCCATTCCCGTGCGTCTGTCGGGCAACACCGCACGGGAACGTGAGGCACGCACGGCTTCGGCACGCGGCACAGGCTGA